In Sphingobacterium sp. lm-10, one DNA window encodes the following:
- a CDS encoding ATP-binding cassette domain-containing protein, whose translation MLQFTSFSKKYGNVKILDLGDYLLPDGIVWLKGINGAGKSTLLSCAAGLLPFSGDIALRSTGQSLKKDSIEYRQKVSFSEADPIFPGFLTGKEIIAFFRAAKGGSKQQADDLIALFEANTFIHQVTATYSSGMNKKLSLILAFIGLPSVILLDEPLVTLDQHAQVALLSLIEKKLAQNCHIMVSSHHTLTLSPPIAIQELFLENASLQDDSTQI comes from the coding sequence ATGCTACAATTTACATCTTTCAGCAAGAAGTACGGGAATGTGAAAATTTTGGATTTAGGCGACTATCTATTGCCAGACGGAATAGTATGGTTAAAAGGGATTAATGGGGCAGGAAAATCTACGTTATTGTCTTGCGCTGCGGGTCTTCTTCCGTTTTCTGGTGATATTGCTTTGCGTTCCACAGGACAATCATTAAAAAAAGACAGTATAGAATACAGACAAAAAGTTAGTTTCTCGGAAGCAGATCCTATATTCCCCGGTTTTTTAACGGGTAAAGAGATTATTGCGTTTTTTCGTGCCGCTAAGGGAGGCAGCAAGCAACAGGCAGATGATCTTATAGCACTATTTGAAGCCAATACGTTTATTCATCAGGTTACCGCCACTTATTCTTCCGGGATGAACAAGAAGCTTTCGCTGATTTTAGCATTTATTGGCTTGCCATCGGTAATCTTATTAGATGAACCCTTGGTTACATTGGATCAGCATGCCCAGGTTGCTCTTTTGAGTTTGATAGAAAAGAAGTTGGCGCAAAACTGCCATATCATGGTTTCGAGTCATCACACATTAACATTATCACCACCAATAGCAATACAGGAACTATTCTTAGAGAATGCTAGCTTACAGGACGACTCTACGCAGATATGA